The Chanodichthys erythropterus isolate Z2021 chromosome 1, ASM2448905v1, whole genome shotgun sequence genome segment tcttatcctgaatttTAATGGTACacctataataagtgtttatatttcagaatattttaGACTGGTCGGGTGCCACTGCTGCAGAATAGCCCAGCACCTGCGTGACTTGTCATAGAcaaacagagagaagtagctctggctacaatgttcttctgcaagaAGTATGCAGTTTTGTTTATAAAATGCTAAAGCACCAAAAGTTAcgaactgcagctttaatgcTGTGGCCCTGATTTGTTGACAaccaatgcaaaaaaaatggaTCTAAgttattaacttatttttaaaacagaCACTGATATATGACATAAATCATGCCTGAATGGATATGACTGCCAACATTGAAGTCACGTGATCATGTTTTCCAGGAAGCTTCCAAGAAAAGAGCAAACTTGTCAAACTAGTATTAAACATTGCCAAGATTATGTCCACATAAGGCTTAATGGGCCCTGGCCCAAAGACTGACATCTCTTAAATTAGTAACTTCCTGGAAACGTTTTTAAACATTGGTACAAGACGTCCCCATAAAATGTGTTGATTAAGAgctcaaaataaaaactaagaaTACAAAGTCTGTTCTGTTTAAGTTTCTGATTCTCACCCTTCGCTGCTCTTGTGGTGGTGATGATGAACATGAtgattttttctgtatttattctCTCTCTCGCTGCTGTGCGAGTCTCGTCTGTGTCTTTTTCTGTTCTCCATTTTCTCCTCCAGACTCGCCTCTCTCGTCCAGGGAGAGCGCATTCTCTGAGATTGTCTCATCtgataaaacaaagaaaaaaacagttaaattacttttacattcaatatatattgtatatccGAGcagaatgtaaaatatatacattaggCCGCATTCCACAGAACCGGTGGCCCTTTAAATTCTTTGTTCTGAACACCTCGTGTCAGCTAAGTCTTTGCATGAAGCAAATTATTCCGTAAATGAGTCTAAAAATTCCGTAAAGGAGTCTAAAGTGGTTAGATGATAATAACAGTAATTAAAACCGCAATAAAACGCATTTTGTGATACTTACTGCACACCTAGGATTAAACACAGTCCGTAGCAACGTCGTTAACGCTTCTAGAttgtaaaatacaaatatattctAAATAAACATCGAGTGAGTAAAATAATTATCAAATAATGAATATAATCCCTTACCTGGCTTAAGAAAGTCTCCTGAATAACTGCAGTCCTATATCGACAAAAGGAGAATTTATTTCCTCTGTCTTCTCTTGATGTCGTTGGTTGGATCAAAATGGCGTCCTTCGAGCTGGAATGTTCGAGAACTGCTCTCTTACATCATCGGATCCAGAGGGCGCGTGCACGCATACAGGGGCGCGCGAGAAACAAGTGCTGGGTTGTACTGTTGTACACTGGCCTGATTTAGTTACTGTAAACATGAGAAAAATctgaaataaacattacaaGGGATGTTTTGCCATACAAATAATGGAAATTCATCAGTATAGGAAATTATATTCCTTGTTAGACCAATGATATTAGCCTGTTTTCTTTCAatattgtttctttctttctttctttctttctttctttctttctttctttctttctttctttctttctttcttttgttccttgtcctttgtgttttcttcagtCTTTTATctctatttattataaataaataaatattaggcCTACAAGTTAGCTAAAAAGTTTGATGTAGTAACTTGTAATGATGCCCTGGGTTAACATTAATTTAAGCAATGGTCTACTCTACGCATATATTATACaatcattaaaattattaaggACATAAATTAAATGGCCTGGCTCCAAACCAAATTTTTAAGTATGctactattttgtttttttagtataGGTTAAGCGACACTGTggtgttgttttattattattattattattattattattattaaaatagaagCAAAAAGGCTTGTAGTACAGAGCAtgacatttaatacatttttatttttaatgtactgtTTGCATTGTATATTTTTCTTGCCGTTGTTCATGTTAATATGTATAAAAGAATTAACCAATAGGGCCTCTACATACACTAACTTTACACCATTTTAGTAACTTGCACATATTACATATAACTTATACATTCTAAACATTGCAGCTATGCTCCTTTAATTACTACATATTTTTAGGgactttattaacatttattaaaatatgacaGCCTTCAAACCAGTACCAGTACTTTGTTTGAAGTGCCCCGTAATCCACACACTAGATGGCAGTAAGTTGTTTACATCAGTCATCACATGCGCGAACGCAAGCTGAAGAAGTCGGTTCACCCTCAAGAGTTTTGCTTCCGGTGTGCAGCTTCCTTTTCCTCTTGCCACAGTGTGAGAGATAGGGAGGATTTGGACCTCCGACAAAATCCAACTCCATCCACCTTTATAGGTGATTCTTTTCTGCGCCAAAATGACCGAGCAGATGACAGTAAGGGGTACCCTTAAGGGTCACAGTGGATGGGTCACCCAAATCGCCACCACACCCCAGTTTCCCGACATGATTCTGTCCGCATCCCGGGGTAAGTGTCCATAGAGCCGCGCTGGAGCCAAATGAGTTTCCTAAAACATGGGCAAATTACCCTGAATAATAATGCTGCCTTCACTTGCTCTCGGAATTATAGTAAATGcgagtttcctaggtaaaaTTGCACTGGAACGCCCTCCAATTTCGAAAGTTGAATTCAATGAGCTcgtaatcacgacttcagaagtgggaattatcaaatttccgatagcacgtgaaggcagcattagtcCATTCTGCTCTGGTTCTGTGGAAAACCACTATTTTGCACCATCAAAACTTAGATTATGGTTTATATTCACCGGAAAGGTTCATAATGCAGTAGCAGTGTACGTTAGTAGCCAGTGTACCTGTCTAGAGTGTAAGATGCCACCAGCTGTCAAAAATCTGCAAATGAAAGTCAAAGATCTGGTGAGTGATATTCTGTTGTCTACCTTGCAGATAAGACCATCATCATGTGGAAGCTGACCCGTGATGAGACCAACTATGGCATCCCCCAGCGTGCTCTGAGGGGCCATTCCCACTTTGTGAGTGATGTTGTCATCTCATCTGATGGTCAGTTCGCCCTGTCTGGCTCCTGGGACGGCACCCTGCGCCTGTGGGATCTGACAACGTGAGTATTTGGAAGGAGGGTCCCGGGCAGTCATTCTAAATCTATCATCCATTGGTTTTGAAGTGGTGATGAAACTCAAATGCCATCTGTGTCACTGTGATGATAAAGAGGCTGTTTCTGAACTTAAATCTCTTATGTACCAAAGAATGTGCTTTTGTATGTCAGGGTTTTTTGCTCTTTTAGATGCCATGGACCTCAAATATGATCATCCTCAGGCGAGTAACCCCAACCCTAAAATTGAAAAGGCATCCATACAGTGTTTTGTGTAAAGACCCTAtttatactgaaaaaaaaaaaaaaatagtctaaACATTATTAGGAAAATATTTAGttctatttcattttttttctttttcattataGCACTGTATGcttggatttatttatttatattttttttttatgagctttttgtttttttgttttctcatttcatttttaatttaccCTATTCTGTtaacaatttaatattttataactgaATCATAAGGTCAGAATGTGACTCATGGGTATTTATTAGAGGGCAAAGAAGCCCCAAAATGTCAATATTGTGGTGCTAagtcatttataaaaataaaaaaaaattgtctgcCCAATTTTTAATTGAGATGACAAAATGACTTGTGAGATGGATTCAGAAAAACACTTtcgtttttttttatcacaagtACATTTAATTATTAGCTATTTATAATATACACAATTATTCGAGTTgatttttatcaaatatttgcatctattttttttttaaattgaatgtTAAATTTGTATCTATTAAATAACTTGTGAAGCTCTAATGGCAATAAACTTACAATATACTCGCAACCAACTTTAAGGTCAGAATGATCCCATAGCCTTCATCTGCCTGGAGTGTCagattaaaaatgaatgtaGATCACAGCATTATTACTAAATGTCAAATTGGTCTGAATTTGTCCTTTTGTCTCACTTAGGGGCACTACAACCCGCCGTTTTGTTGGACACACCAAGGATGTTCTGAGCGTGGCTTTCTCTGCTGACAACCGTCAGATTGTGTCTGGTTCCAGAGACAAGACCATCAAGCTGTGGAACACCTTGGGAGTCTGCAAGTACACCATCCAGGTAGACATCTATGATGTCAGAGTGGTTTACCGGGAGCCTTGCCCATCATCAGGGTTCTTGTGGGTCCCTAAAAATTCTTAATGTCTTAAATTGTGATAGTTTTAATTCAAAAGTATCTTAAGAGGTGTAACAAATATTAGATTTTCTTAAATTTGCGGATGGTTTTATAGGAATTGCAGTACAGCCTAATGTGATTTATTAAACTGcaaaaagtgtatttaaaaagTGGCATAAAAGCAACACGGAGGTGAACACCGGTTCAACACACAGTGATGGCGCACGAGCGGTGAGCcttgcgtcttcactaaactttgtcagttgtatttTCCAGTTTGGACATTAGAGCGATTTTAGACGATTGGATGTATATTATTTCGAGCAGAGAGGAACCCAGAAACTAGTTGTCAGCGCTGTCCAGTGACttatcactaaagtagcttagaaactcaaaagttATTATAGCATACATTGGTACTGTactaatttatctttatctgatttacaacgatcagaaatctgtaagaaatgttacgaaccatagataaaataactgctgatagTGAGCAGTTatgtcagatcactctttcaatAGAAAATATCCCGCCTTTAATAGTTagtcatatttacagtacatacCTTGTCGGTAAACAATGAAGGGAAGGAAAAAAAACCAGAAACAAAATAATTGCTCTACCTGaaatcgaggtaaaatgttcagtTAATCGTGGTTTTAAattttaggccataatcgtccagccctagatTAAAACATGGGCAATTCACTTAACAATACATTGTTTCAAAACCACTTTACAGAAAACCCATGTTTCAATATTACAATTTAGGAGGTATTATTGTCATCAGTCAGAGATGTGTATCAAAGTAATGTCCATATGGCAGTAATATACAgctataatttaatattatgtgCTTATTGTCATGTAGTCACCAGGCAGGTGTAAAAGCAAGAATActagtttctagtatgcctagtaagagcttgattagctgtttcaagtgtgtttaattggggttagagctaaactttgcaggacagtggagcaggattggacaccactgagttaaagggttagttcaccccgcaaagaaaaaatgtcattaattactcaccttcatgttcttgtccaaactcgtaagacttttgttcatcttcactaaacatgtaaacattgatcagcaaacataagcagaagctcaaccgaacctgaatgacgcacaagaacaaacctcttccggaaggaacaggtgaacctcattggttacgcGGGTttaaaacgacatgagggcgagtaattaatgacagaatttaaattttggggtgaaacGCATGTCGGACAGCGATTACAACTTGTGCTCATAATGATTACATTATAAggacaatattaaaataatttttgaaaTTGCTTTGATCCAAAGTGGCCCCCCTCTGAAATCTTCGCAATTTACTGCATCGCCTAAAAACATTGCAAAGGCTGGATCCAGACTGTAGCTGGTGCAATTTGTAATCTATAGAATCAGAAGAAGCAAAACAATTAGCGTAGCTAATGTTCATAGTATTTTAGACTACAGATAAACATGTATATTTGGTACCGTTTCATCAGATAAAATGGTACAAGCTTACGAAAAGAATTGTGAATGCTTTGCTAAAGAGATGTCTTTAATCTTGATTCAAACAGTGTGTGTCTGAGCTctgaacattatcaggaaaGCATGTTTCgaaaacatgatgcatgatTCATTTTGAGATTGTATGGGTTTGTTCTAACTTCTATATGGACATAACATTACTTTTATTTGGTCTTGAAGATCTTTAAGATGTCATAAATTTGACTTTAGGGAATctgtagagtttttttttttttttttttttaatgtttagatTAGTTGGTGCTGTTCTGAAGCCCTTTATTTCAACTTTCATCCACAGGATGACAGTCACACTGAGTGGGTGTCATGTGTGCGTTTCTCTCCCAATAGCAGCAACCCCATCATTGTGTCCTGCGGCTGGGACAAAATGGTCAAGGTGAGACCTCATTTTAATGTAAACTATAATTGTTGATCTGTGTCTTTGCAATGACTTTACCCTGTGATTAAAGAAATTACATTCTTATTGTCTGAGCTCTTGGGCTCTGTTGACAAGTCCTGCAATTATGATGGGTAATGGATTAAAACCATTAACATGCAAGTGAACAAAATGGATAACTTGAATAAATCAACTTAATATTTGCTAATGCATCCAGTttgattttgtgtgtttgttataGGTATGGAATCTTGCTAACTGCAAGCTGAAGACCAACCACATTGGCCACACTGGATACCTGAACACAGTGACCGTGTCTCCTGATGGATCTCTGTGTGCGTCCGGTGGAAAGGTAATGCATTctttttcctgttatcactactgaaattaataaattaacctGGTCAGGTCCGAGTGTTAAAGAGATGATGAAACCCAAACTTAACGCCATCTGCATTCCATGTGATGACACAGAGGCTGTTtctgaactgaaaaaaaaaaagttgtttgaaATCATTAGGAAGGTGAATAAATGTGCGTTAGCTTTTCAATCTGTATTTGTGTTTGTCCTCATATTTCAGGATGGGCAAGCCATGCTATGGGACCTGAATGAGGGCAAGCACCTTTACACCCTGGATGGTGGTGACACCATCAACGCCCTTTGCTTCAGCCCCAACCGCTACTGGCTGTGTGCTGCCACTGGACCAAGCATCAAGATCTGGGTGAGTTTATGTACATGCACCTTTCTCATTcatattatataatgtaaaaGCCTATATAAGATAAATTTCCCTTTCAATGTAAAGGGCTATATATTTTGAAGTTGGCATGAAATAGATTTATGATTTAGTGTCTTCCCTGTAATGacgtatatccaagtgaaagtTTCTtgaagagaaaaataaaaaattgggggacttgattttgttcatgGGGGAATTGTCTggatgattggatggttgtgggtttctattggtggatctcatgtgagtgactgGTTGTCCCGCCCTAGCGCCAATAAATGCGTCAGAAGAaatgctgcaagagggagggaaaAGTTATTTTGATAAAACCTGTGGGGGCACATGAATAAAGTGTAcagacaaataatttataatactgcaatattacatgaaagaattctcatttttgatttcattgtgaCTAAAAGTAATCATTTATATGGGAGCACAGGGTTCAGTGATGAAACTCAGTGCCTTTTGTAACTATGATGATAAAGAGGGCTTTTTGAGAATTATTGGCTTCAGCAGAAATAGCATTTTCATACTGCTGTTGCAAAGCTTGACTGTATTGTCTCTACAGGATCTGGAGGGCAAGATCATTGTTGATGAGCTGAGGCAGGACATCATTACCACCAACAGCAAGGCTGAGCCTCCTCAGTGCACTTCTCTGGCCTGGTCTGCTGATGGACAGGTGGGTTTTACAGCAACCTTTTCTGCCTGGAATGAGTTCCTGGACTTGCATCTCAT includes the following:
- the rack1 gene encoding small ribosomal subunit protein RACK1, with translation MTEQMTVRGTLKGHSGWVTQIATTPQFPDMILSASRDKTIIMWKLTRDETNYGIPQRALRGHSHFVSDVVISSDGQFALSGSWDGTLRLWDLTTGTTTRRFVGHTKDVLSVAFSADNRQIVSGSRDKTIKLWNTLGVCKYTIQDDSHTEWVSCVRFSPNSSNPIIVSCGWDKMVKVWNLANCKLKTNHIGHTGYLNTVTVSPDGSLCASGGKDGQAMLWDLNEGKHLYTLDGGDTINALCFSPNRYWLCAATGPSIKIWDLEGKIIVDELRQDIITTNSKAEPPQCTSLAWSADGQTLFAGYTDNLIRVWQVTIGTR